In one window of Campylobacter coli DNA:
- a CDS encoding NAD(P)-binding domain-containing protein — protein sequence MSKIGIVGLGFVGAASAYNIVVQNICSELYLYDIKQDLALAHARDLEDMSAIHSSYTRIIHATNLEKLANCDIIILAFRKENLKELPSRLVELQNNITELKDIVLSLKHANFKGKYIVATNPNDTITYYTQILSSLPKNHVFGSGTNLDSSRLKKILAKDLNLNPKDITAYMIGEHGDSQFAALSTASVLGQNLLTFCDKMGKKLDIENIEKAVVDEGYFIYKRKGRTEFGIGTSCANLAKAVLEDRKSLHPVSVVFDDLAFSLPAIIGKNGVEKIFELDFNEREKTKLENSKLQIKNAIQSVSDKI from the coding sequence ATGTCAAAAATCGGTATTGTGGGTTTAGGTTTTGTAGGTGCAGCAAGTGCTTATAATATTGTTGTGCAAAATATTTGCTCCGAACTTTATTTATATGATATCAAACAAGATTTAGCCTTAGCACACGCAAGAGATTTAGAAGATATGTCTGCGATTCATTCTTCTTATACAAGAATAATTCATGCTACAAATTTAGAAAAACTAGCAAATTGCGATATTATCATCCTAGCTTTCAGAAAAGAAAATTTAAAAGAATTACCGAGTCGTTTGGTTGAGCTTCAAAACAATATTACCGAGCTTAAGGATATTGTTTTGAGTTTAAAACATGCAAATTTTAAGGGTAAATATATCGTTGCTACAAATCCAAACGATACGATTACTTACTACACTCAAATTCTAAGCTCTTTACCTAAAAACCATGTTTTTGGAAGTGGAACCAATCTTGATAGCTCTAGGCTTAAAAAAATTCTAGCCAAAGATTTAAATCTTAATCCCAAAGATATCACCGCTTATATGATAGGAGAACATGGGGATTCGCAATTTGCCGCCCTTTCTACTGCTAGCGTTTTAGGGCAAAATTTACTAACATTTTGCGATAAGATGGGTAAAAAATTAGATATAGAAAATATCGAAAAAGCAGTTGTTGATGAGGGGTATTTTATCTACAAACGCAAAGGAAGAACCGAATTTGGCATAGGAACTTCTTGTGCAAATTTAGCTAAAGCTGTTTTAGAAGATAGAAAAAGCTTGCATCCTGTAAGTGTGGTTTTTGATGATTTAGCATTTTCATTGCCTGCTATCATAGGAAAAAATGGAGTAGAAAAAATCTTTGAACTAGATTTTAATGAAAGAGAAAAAACGAAGCTAGAAAATTCAAAACTGCAAATTAAAAATGCTATACAAAGTGTAAGCGATAAAATTTAA
- a CDS encoding threonine/serine exporter ThrE family protein, whose amino-acid sequence MQKPDIQSLTNFLIDYTKTLLSAGTYTARVAKCVGRIAQVYGYEININFFFHHITLNIVDIEDNSIQRTYVIPNHHAHINFKLIFELSALSWAIYDHKYELEKAKLAFNTISIQKKHSYILNLLFVSIANSGFCRLFGGDFGAGVLVFFATFLGLLLRFALTKIKIDLRIQYILCSFVSSWFVFLGLDMGYTNTSDAALGSSILYLIPGVFFINSIIDILKDHILMGLSRIISVAILICCIALGIYMTLSISKFGILQ is encoded by the coding sequence ATGCAAAAGCCTGATATTCAAAGTTTAACAAATTTTCTAATCGACTATACGAAAACACTTTTAAGTGCGGGAACTTACACAGCTAGAGTTGCTAAATGTGTTGGCAGGATAGCTCAAGTTTATGGATATGAGATAAATATTAATTTCTTTTTTCATCATATTACTTTAAACATTGTAGATATTGAAGATAATTCCATACAAAGAACCTATGTAATACCCAATCATCATGCACATATCAATTTTAAGCTTATTTTTGAATTAAGTGCTTTAAGTTGGGCTATATATGATCATAAATACGAACTTGAAAAAGCAAAATTAGCTTTTAATACTATAAGCATTCAAAAAAAACATTCTTATATCTTAAATCTTTTATTTGTTTCTATAGCTAATTCAGGCTTTTGTAGGCTTTTTGGTGGGGATTTTGGTGCAGGAGTTTTGGTATTTTTTGCGACTTTTTTGGGACTGCTTTTAAGATTTGCCCTTACTAAGATAAAAATAGATTTAAGAATTCAATACATTCTTTGTTCTTTTGTTTCTTCTTGGTTTGTATTTTTGGGCTTGGATATGGGATATACAAATACTTCAGATGCAGCACTTGGTTCTAGTATTTTATATCTTATACCAGGGGTATTTTTTATCAATTCTATAATCGATATATTAAAAGATCATATTTTAATGGGTTTGAGTCGTATTATCAGTGTAGCTATTTTAATTTGTTGCATTGCTCTTGGAATTTATATGACTCTTAGTATTTCAAAATTTGGGATTTTGCAATGA
- a CDS encoding threonine/serine exporter family protein — protein sequence MIEFILKDMFFAAMAGFGFAYACNPPLKTLILSALLAAIAHGLRFTLIEYFHFETLAIATFIASFCVGCLGIALAKIIKTPAEVIAFPALIPMIPGIYAYKAILYLISFIRSDDLKAKSEFLVQFFDYFFTTLSVTLALAIGVSVTLLIFFEQSFMMTRHAKKH from the coding sequence ATGATTGAATTTATCTTAAAAGATATGTTTTTTGCTGCTATGGCTGGGTTTGGTTTTGCGTATGCTTGCAATCCTCCTTTAAAAACTCTTATTTTATCTGCACTTTTGGCAGCTATTGCTCATGGACTTCGTTTTACTTTGATAGAATATTTTCATTTTGAAACCTTAGCAATTGCAACCTTTATAGCTTCTTTTTGTGTGGGTTGCTTGGGTATTGCTTTGGCTAAGATTATTAAAACTCCTGCTGAAGTTATTGCTTTTCCTGCGCTTATTCCTATGATACCAGGTATTTATGCCTATAAGGCTATTTTATACCTTATCTCTTTCATACGCAGTGATGATTTAAAGGCTAAGTCTGAATTTTTGGTACAATTTTTTGATTATTTTTTTACGACACTTTCGGTAACTTTGGCTTTGGCTATAGGAGTGAGCGTTACTTTGCTTATATTTTTTGAGCAGAGTTTTATGATGACAAGGCATGCTAAAAAGCATTGA
- a CDS encoding zf-TFIIB domain-containing protein has product MLCPVCNVDLVMSDRSGVEIDYCPKCRGVWLDRGELDKIIERSTPNTASFNQAPRQEPRYNDHSYSQNHDHYYKKKKRESWLGELFDF; this is encoded by the coding sequence ATGTTATGTCCTGTTTGTAATGTTGATTTAGTAATGAGCGATAGAAGTGGGGTTGAGATTGATTATTGTCCAAAATGTCGTGGCGTTTGGCTTGATCGCGGAGAACTCGATAAAATCATAGAACGCAGCACTCCTAACACAGCAAGTTTTAATCAAGCTCCAAGACAAGAACCTAGATATAACGATCATTCTTATAGCCAAAATCACGATCATTATTATAAAAAGAAAAAAAGAGAAAGCTGGCTAGGCGAACTTTTTGATTTTTAA
- the czcD gene encoding CDF family cation-efflux transporter CzcD: MYEFLLHEPLANKNSKHNHEDHSHEHHHADARSMDKKILKISLLMTFSMMLVQFVYSLLSNSLALLSDTLHMFSDVFALTLSFLAIIAIEKWQDHQKTFGYFRLEILVAFINALTIILSAIFIIYEAIEKLINPSSIDAKTMIIVAVLGFLVNAINAFMMFRGANLENVNMKSAFLHMMSDLLGSLVVIIGGIAVYFSGIVYIDTILAIILSLLLLRWSVTLLKQSVNVLLETSPVDIEEVKQALLLNSKVEEVIDLHITQITNKMLVASMHLRVNIDDLKEFEQLSYDLSHDLLHRFEIGHITIQPLRSKNEI, translated from the coding sequence ATGTATGAATTTTTACTACACGAACCCTTAGCAAATAAAAATTCCAAACACAATCACGAAGATCACTCCCATGAACATCATCACGCTGATGCAAGAAGTATGGATAAGAAAATATTAAAAATTTCTCTTTTGATGACCTTCTCAATGATGTTGGTTCAATTTGTATATTCTTTACTTTCTAATTCTCTTGCACTTTTAAGTGATACTTTACATATGTTTTCAGATGTTTTTGCCCTAACACTTAGCTTTTTAGCTATCATCGCTATAGAAAAATGGCAGGATCATCAAAAGACTTTTGGTTATTTTCGCTTAGAAATTTTGGTCGCATTTATCAATGCTTTAACCATCATTTTATCTGCGATTTTTATTATCTATGAAGCCATAGAAAAACTTATAAATCCAAGCAGTATTGATGCTAAAACTATGATAATTGTAGCTGTTTTAGGTTTTTTGGTAAATGCTATAAATGCTTTTATGATGTTTAGAGGTGCAAATTTAGAAAATGTCAATATGAAATCAGCCTTTTTACATATGATGAGCGATTTGTTGGGTTCTTTGGTGGTGATTATAGGTGGTATTGCTGTATATTTTAGCGGCATAGTTTATATAGATACGATTTTAGCTATTATTTTATCGCTCTTACTTTTAAGATGGTCTGTAACGCTTCTTAAGCAAAGTGTAAATGTTTTACTTGAAACTTCTCCTGTGGATATAGAAGAGGTAAAACAAGCTTTGCTTTTAAATTCTAAAGTAGAAGAGGTGATTGATTTACATATCACGCAAATTACCAATAAAATGTTAGTAGCTTCTATGCATTTACGAGTTAATATCGATGATTTAAAAGAATTTGAACAATTATCCTATGATTTATCGCATGATTTGTTGCACCGATTTGAAATAGGGCATATTACCATTCAACCTTTAAGGAGTAAAAATGAAATTTAA
- a CDS encoding heavy-metal-associated domain-containing protein — protein MKFKVANINCQNCANLIKNSLEDIFGEIKIDLDANPRTLSLNLDNSREEEFKKELSELGFEVLEKIE, from the coding sequence ATGAAATTTAAAGTTGCAAATATCAATTGTCAAAATTGCGCAAATTTGATTAAAAATTCTTTAGAAGATATTTTTGGAGAGATCAAGATAGATCTTGATGCAAATCCACGCACGCTAAGTTTAAATTTAGATAATTCAAGAGAAGAAGAGTTTAAAAAAGAACTCAGTGAGCTTGGTTTTGAAGTTTTAGAAAAGATTGAATAA